The sequence CCGGAACGTGGATGATCACCTCTTCCCAGACGGCGCCGCGGAACCGGTCGGCGAGGTAGTGCACCTCGTCCATCACGACGAACGCCAGCCCGGCGAGGGTCTGGGAGCCCGCGTACAGCATGTTCCGCAGGACCTCGGTCGTCATGACGACGATCGGGGCCTCCCCGTTGACGCTGTTGTCGCCGGTGAGCAGGCCCACCTTCTCCGGGCCGTACCGGCGGACGAGGTCGGCGTACTTCTGGTTCGACAGCGCCTTGATCGGCGTGGTGTAGAAGCACTTGCTGCCGCCGGTCAGGGCGAGGTGGACCGCGAACTCCCCCACCACCGTCTTCCCGGAACCGGTCGGGGCGGCGACCAGCACGCCGCTGCCGTCCTCCAGTGCCTGGCACGCCTCCAGCTGGAACGCGTCGAGCTCGAAGTCGTACAGCGTCCGGAAGTCCAGCAGGGCCGGGCCGTTCCCGCCGGTGCGCCTGCGGTAGGCGGCGTAGCGCTGGGCCGGGCTCTGTCCGGCCGACGTGGTGTCGGGGGTGGTCATACCATCGAGCCTACGGTTTCGACCGGCCCGATACCCAATCAGCGGGCCCGGTCGCCCTTCTCCAGCTCCGCGTCGATCGATTCGAGGTCGAGGGGCGAGACCTCGTCGTCGGCCAGGCCCGCGTACGGGTCGGGGCGGCGGGCCCGCCTGCGGTCGTTGAAGAAGGCCAGCAGCGCGGCGATCTCGAACAGCAGGACGGTCGGCAGCGCGAGCGCGAGCATCGTGAACGGGTCGGCGCTCGGCGTGGCGACCGCCGCGAAGACGAAGATCCCGAACAGGATCAGCCGCTGGGACCGGCGGATCCGCGACGAGCTCAGCACGCCCGCCATGTTCAGGACGACCACGAACAGCGGGAGCTCGAACGTCAGCCCGAACACCAGCAGCATCGTCAGCACGTAGCTGAGATAGCTGTCGACCGTGATCAGGGGCTTGACGTCGTCGGCGACGAACCCCAGGAAGATCGCCAGGCCCTTGTCGACGGTCAGGTACGCCAGGCCGGTGCCGACGAAGAACAGCGGGACGGCGGCGCCGAGGAAGACGTACGTCCAGCGGCGCTCCCGCTGGTACAGGCCCGGCGCCACGAACGCCCAGAGCTGGTACAGCCAGACCGGCGCGGAGATGACCCCGCCGATGATGCAGGAGATCTTCAGCTTCAGGAAGAACGAGGAGAAGATCCCGTTCACGAACAGGGAGCACTGGTCCTTGTCGACCACGTGGGACTGGGGCAGCGAGCAGTACGGCTGCTTGAGGAAGTCCCAGACCGGGTCGAACAGCAGCCAGCCGAGGACCGCGCCCACCACGAAGGCCAGCACGGCCTTGATCAGCCTGTTCCGCAGCTCACGGAGGTGCTCCATGAGGGGCATGCGGCCGTCGGGGGCGGCGTCGCGCCTGTTCAGCTTCATCGTCGGCATTCGGCTCGGGGGTCGCGGGGCGGGGTGGTCGTGGCGTGGGCCGGGTCAGCCCTTGCGCGCCTGACCGGGGTCCGACACCGGCACACCCTGGATCGGCTCACCCGAGGCCAGCGCGCCGCGGGAACGCTGCCCGCCCTCGGAGGCCGCCGCCTCGCGCTCCAGCCGGGCGGCCTCCTCGCGCAGCCGGGCCGCCCTGTCACGCGCCTCGTCGCCCTGCGAGGTCGGCATGGTCTTGGCGGGCCGATCGGCGGGCGCGTCGTCATCGTCCTCGCGCAGGCCCTTGGTCTCGGCCTTCAGGATGCGCGCCGACTTGCCCAGCGAACGGGCGAGCTGGGGCAGCTTCGCCGACCCGAAGATCAGGACGACGACCAGCAGGATGATGAGCAGTTCGGGGGTCCCGATGTTCGGCATGTGCAGTCCTCTTCAACAGGTGACACTCAGGACGATCGTACGCCGTCCCCGGGCGGTTGTGGCGACCGATCGTCCTCGAGCCGGGAGAGTTCATCGCGCAGCGCCGACCGTTCCGGTTCCAGCCGGCGCCTGGTGCGTTCCAGTTCACGTCCGAAACGCCGCACGCCGAGCCACACCTTGAAGGCGCACCAGGCGAGCACGGCCAGCCCTGCGAAACCGAGCGACACCGACACCGAGACCCACGCCACGCCCGCCACGCTATCCGATCGGCTCACGCCAGGCCGTACCGGGCCAGCGCGCGCGCCGCGTCGTCCCGCACCCCGGCCGCGATCGCCTCCGGGGCCACGACGCGGCCCTGGTCGCCGAGGCGCAGCGCCAGGCCCCGCACCCAGCGGGCGTCCGGGGTGCGCAGGACGACCCGGAGCCGCCCCTCCCCCAGTTCCTCCACGCTCTCGCACGGGTAGTAGTCGGCGACCCACCGGCCGCGCGCGGACAGCTCCAGGGTGACCGCCTCGTCCTGCGGCGAGGGGCGGAACAGGCCGGCGTCCACGTCGATCGGCTCCGCATCGTCCGGCACCTCGGCGGGCACGTCCAGCACCGACAGGTCGGCGATCCGGTCCAGCTTGAACAGCCGCACCCCCTCGGCCCGGCGGCACCAGCCCTCCAGGTAGGTGGTGCCCTCCACGACCAGCAGCCGCATCGGGTCGACGTCGCGCTCGGTGTTCTCGTCCCGCGCCGGGACGTAGTAGGTCAAGTGCACGCGGCGGGCCGCCGCGATCGCCTCGCGCAGGACGCCGACCGCGGTGCGGGCCGAGTCGGCCGAGCCGCCCCGGGCGTCCACCTCCACGGAGACCTTGCTGGACACCGCCGCGGCCGCGCCCGCCGCGGTCTCCAGCTTGGCGATCACGCGGCTGAGCGCGTCCCGGTCGTGCAACTCGGGGATCTCGGCCAGCATCCGCAGCGCCACCAGCAGCGCGCTCGCCTCGTCCACCTTCAGCCGCAGCGGCCGGGCGATCGACTCCGCCTCCGCCACCGTGATCTCCCCGCCCTCGTAGGACAGGTCGATCGGGCAGTAGGGGTCGGGCGCGCGCAGCTCCACGCACCACAGCAGGTTCAGGTCGTCGATCAGCTGCTTCTCGGTCACCCCGAACGCGGCGGCGGCCTCGCCGAGCGCCACCGAGTCGCGGTTCACCACGTACGGAACGAGTGCCAGCAGGCGCGCGAGCCGGTCCGTGGACGTCGTCGCCGCCTTCGCCGCGGTCTTCGCCGTCATCGGCCGTTCATCTCCCCATGCTCGCCGTGCGCCGCCGCCGGGTGCGCGCCGGCCGCGGCCAGCACCGACTTCAGGTGCTGGACCACCGCCTCGCGCAGGTCCGGCGGGTCGAGGACCACCACGTCGTCGGCGAACCGCGCCAGGTAGGGCGCGAACCGGTCGACGTCTCCGAAGGTCAGGACCGCCTCGTCCCACTCCCCGTCCCAGGCCGGCTCCTCGACCGGGCGGACGTCGCGGGCCCACCGCCGCGGGCCCTGCGCCGCGCCGCGCCGCAGCCGGACGGTCGCCGGGCGGGGCTCGCCGAGCGGCTCGCTCCAGTCGAACGCGATGCGCCGCACGTCCACCCCGTCCGGGACCGTCACCGACCCGGGCGGGCCGTCCGGCGCGACGTCCCCGACGATGCGGCTCAGCCGGAACACCCGCTGCTCGTCGCGGTCGCGGTCGAACCCGACCACGTACCAGCGGCCCCGCCGGCTCACCACGCCCCACGGGTCCAGGTGCCGGCGCGCCACCGACGTGCGCCCGATGCCCTGGTAGTCGAACGCGACCGGGCGGCCGTCGCGCACCGCCTCCCACAGGGCGGGGAAGGACGGGTCGTGCGTGTTCACCCGCGGCTCGATGCCCGTCGCGGCGGCCACGTCGGTCTCCACCCCGGCCGCGCGCAGCTTCAGCAGCGCCCCCGACGCCGCCTCGGCCATGCTGGCGCGCTGCCACACCCGCGCCGCCAGGCCCAGCACCGCCGCCTCGTCCGGGGACAGGTGGATGTCGGGCAGCTCGTAGGCCTGCGGTGGGATCCGGTAGCCGATCTCCTCGCCGCCGCCGCCCTGCTGGTCGCTGCCGACCTCCAGGGGGACGCCGAGCTCGCGCAGCTCCTCCTTGTCCCGCTCGAACATGCGCTTGAACGCCTCGTCGGAGTCGGGGTAGCCGGGCACCGCCCGGCGGATCTGCTCGGCCGTCAGATAGCGCCGGGTGGCGAGCAGGCAGACCACCAGGTTCAGCAGCCGCTCGGTCTTGCGCCGCGACACTTCGCCACCACCTCGTTCCCTCCGTGAGCCCCGAACCCCGGCCGGCGCGCCGATCGTCCCCACGTGCCGTCCCGCAGGACGCTACCGTTTCCCGGTGTGATCCGATGGCGCAAAGGCACAGTCGAGGACATCCGCCGCGAATGGCCGGGGGCGGTCGAGCTGGACGTCTCGATCGGGGGCGAAGGGACGCACCGGGCCCTGGCCTATCCCGCCCTGGTGGGCAGGCCCGAACCGGGCGACACCGTCCTGCTCAACACTACGGCCTTGGCGATGGGTCTCGGCACCGGCGGGTACGCCATGGTCGTCGCGGTCCCGGACCGGCTCCCGCCCGACCCGGAGGGGCCCGGCCACCTGGTCAAGGCCCGCTACACCCCGTTGCAGGCCACCGTCCTCGGCGCCGACGAGCAGGACTCCCCCCACCACGCGGTCCTGCGCGACGCCGACTCGCTGGACCGGATGCCCGTCATCGTCGCCGACCTGCACTCCGCGCTGCCCCCGATCCTTGCCGCCCTGCTGGCCGGGCGCCCGGACGCGCGGGTCGTCTACGTGATGCCGGACGGCGGGGCGCTGCCGTCGTGGTTCTCGATGTCGATCGCCCGGCTGAAGGACGCCGGGGCGCTCGCCGCGACCGTCACCGTGGGGCAGGCGTTCGGCGGCGACCTCGAGGCCGTCACCGTCCACACCGGCCTGCTGGCCGCGCGGCTCGTCCTGGAGGCCGACGCGGTGGTCCTCGCCCAGGGCCCGGGCAACCTGGGGACGGGCACCAGGTGGGGCTTCTCGGGCGTCACGGCGGGCGAGGCCGTCAACGCCGCGTCCGTGCTGGGCGGGCGGCCGGTGGGGTCGCTGCGGGTCAGCGAGGGCGACAGGCGCGAGCGCCACATCGGCGTCTCGCACCACTCCCTGACCGCCTACGGGCGCGTGGCGCTGGCCCGCGCCGACATCCCCGTCCCCGAGCTCGGCGGCCCCTTCGGCGCCCGCGTCGCTGCCGGGGCCGCGCCGCTGGGCGAACGGCACCGGCTCGTCCCGGTCCCCGTCGACGGCCTCCACGAGGCCCTCAGGACCGCCGAGAAGGACTGGGGCGTCCGGCTGTCGACCATGGGGCGCCGGCTGGAGGAGGACCTCCCCTACTTCCTCACGGCGGCCGCGGCGGGCCGCCACACGGCCGCCCTGCTCGGCTGACCCTAGAGCGCCGCGGGCCCGGTGCCGGCAGAAAGGGTGCCGGCTGAAACGGCGCCGGCGTCGGCGCCCGCGGCCTCCTCGGCGGTGTAGGACGAGGTGAACGTGAACGCCCGCGGCGAGGGGCCGTCCGCGCGGAGCAGCGCGAGGCGCTCCAGGGCCTCGCCGACGCTCGGGATGTGGCCCGCCGGCACCCACCACAGCACGAGATGCGCGTCCACGTGCCGCTGGAACCACTCGCGGCGGCGCCGCATCGTCTCCAGGTGGCCGCTGCGGTAGACGAAGTCCCACAGCGCCTCCGCCGACTCCCACACCGAGAAGTTGACGATGACGTCCTCGCCGGCGGGGCGCATCCCGGTGGCGTCGGCCTCCCCCTCCTCCACCAGCCGCCAGACGAATCCGGGCGTGCCGTCGGCGAGCGCGTTGACCGGCTCCACCAGCGAGAGGAAGTCCGCCATGCGCGGGTCGCCGAGGGGAAAGCGGAGCGTGCCGAGGTTGAACTGGGCGAGGTGGTACCGGGTCCGTGTGCTCATGGGCTCACCCCACCACGCTCCCCACTTCTATGTCAATGCTCATTGTTTTTAGAAGGAGCGGCCGCGACGCAGCACCACCCGGGCCGCGGATCCATCCGGACCCGGACCCGCGAGCCCTCTGCCAGCCCTTCGAGCAGCGCCAGGTTCATCCCGCAGACGAGCGGCGGGAACTGCTCGGCGACCGTGTGGAAGGGGCAGTTGCGCATGCGCAGGACGGCGCCGTCGTCGTCCAAGACGGGTTCGTAGCCGCGGCCGGCCAGCACGTCCGCCAGCTGGTCCAGGTCGTCGAAGGAGGCGCCC is a genomic window of Actinomadura citrea containing:
- a CDS encoding DUF3291 domain-containing protein, which codes for MSTRTRYHLAQFNLGTLRFPLGDPRMADFLSLVEPVNALADGTPGFVWRLVEEGEADATGMRPAGEDVIVNFSVWESAEALWDFVYRSGHLETMRRRREWFQRHVDAHLVLWWVPAGHIPSVGEALERLALLRADGPSPRAFTFTSSYTAEEAAGADAGAVSAGTLSAGTGPAAL
- a CDS encoding DUF3866 family protein; the protein is MIRWRKGTVEDIRREWPGAVELDVSIGGEGTHRALAYPALVGRPEPGDTVLLNTTALAMGLGTGGYAMVVAVPDRLPPDPEGPGHLVKARYTPLQATVLGADEQDSPHHAVLRDADSLDRMPVIVADLHSALPPILAALLAGRPDARVVYVMPDGGALPSWFSMSIARLKDAGALAATVTVGQAFGGDLEAVTVHTGLLAARLVLEADAVVLAQGPGNLGTGTRWGFSGVTAGEAVNAASVLGGRPVGSLRVSEGDRRERHIGVSHHSLTAYGRVALARADIPVPELGGPFGARVAAGAAPLGERHRLVPVPVDGLHEALRTAEKDWGVRLSTMGRRLEEDLPYFLTAAAAGRHTAALLG
- a CDS encoding helix-turn-helix transcriptional regulator — translated: MTAKTAAKAATTSTDRLARLLALVPYVVNRDSVALGEAAAAFGVTEKQLIDDLNLLWCVELRAPDPYCPIDLSYEGGEITVAEAESIARPLRLKVDEASALLVALRMLAEIPELHDRDALSRVIAKLETAAGAAAAVSSKVSVEVDARGGSADSARTAVGVLREAIAAARRVHLTYYVPARDENTERDVDPMRLLVVEGTTYLEGWCRRAEGVRLFKLDRIADLSVLDVPAEVPDDAEPIDVDAGLFRPSPQDEAVTLELSARGRWVADYYPCESVEELGEGRLRVVLRTPDARWVRGLALRLGDQGRVVAPEAIAAGVRDDAARALARYGLA
- the tatA gene encoding twin-arginine translocase TatA/TatE family subunit, with amino-acid sequence MPNIGTPELLIILLVVVLIFGSAKLPQLARSLGKSARILKAETKGLREDDDDAPADRPAKTMPTSQGDEARDRAARLREEAARLEREAAASEGGQRSRGALASGEPIQGVPVSDPGQARKG
- a CDS encoding helix-turn-helix transcriptional regulator, producing MSRRKTERLLNLVVCLLATRRYLTAEQIRRAVPGYPDSDEAFKRMFERDKEELRELGVPLEVGSDQQGGGGEEIGYRIPPQAYELPDIHLSPDEAAVLGLAARVWQRASMAEAASGALLKLRAAGVETDVAAATGIEPRVNTHDPSFPALWEAVRDGRPVAFDYQGIGRTSVARRHLDPWGVVSRRGRWYVVGFDRDRDEQRVFRLSRIVGDVAPDGPPGSVTVPDGVDVRRIAFDWSEPLGEPRPATVRLRRGAAQGPRRWARDVRPVEEPAWDGEWDEAVLTFGDVDRFAPYLARFADDVVVLDPPDLREAVVQHLKSVLAAAGAHPAAAHGEHGEMNGR
- the tatC gene encoding twin-arginine translocase subunit TatC — protein: MKLNRRDAAPDGRMPLMEHLRELRNRLIKAVLAFVVGAVLGWLLFDPVWDFLKQPYCSLPQSHVVDKDQCSLFVNGIFSSFFLKLKISCIIGGVISAPVWLYQLWAFVAPGLYQRERRWTYVFLGAAVPLFFVGTGLAYLTVDKGLAIFLGFVADDVKPLITVDSYLSYVLTMLLVFGLTFELPLFVVVLNMAGVLSSSRIRRSQRLILFGIFVFAAVATPSADPFTMLALALPTVLLFEIAALLAFFNDRRRARRPDPYAGLADDEVSPLDLESIDAELEKGDRAR